In Catalinimonas alkaloidigena, a genomic segment contains:
- a CDS encoding methyltransferase domain-containing protein — protein MHPKYDFGGGTAALTRLIKRTYPQTAVFGVDVAPRILQSARSKARSCHILIHLHTFDRTHLLYQDTFLDRVAPDLLSPGCASERSDPEGNLPGIPSGRGSSLG, from the coding sequence ATACATCCGAAATACGACTTTGGTGGCGGCACCGCCGCCCTGACACGTCTGATTAAGCGGACCTATCCTCAAACTGCTGTATTTGGTGTGGACGTAGCTCCCAGGATACTGCAGAGCGCTCGGAGCAAAGCAAGATCATGTCACATCTTGATCCATTTGCACACCTTTGATAGAACGCATTTGCTCTATCAGGATACTTTCCTCGATCGGGTAGCGCCTGATCTTTTATCACCTGGATGCGCATCAGAAAGGAGTGATCCTGAAGGAAATTTACCAGGTATTCCGTCCGGGAGGGGAAGTTCTCTTGGCTGA